GCGCTTGAAGCTTCGGTTGAAATCAGGTTTCGGCTCTTGGGAACGAACGTCAGCGTGACCTCAACGCCACCTTCATCCCGGTTGTGGACTTTAACCTGTCCACCCAGGGTTCTTGCGCGATCCTGCATGATAATCAGGCCATAATGGTTGACCGGCTGGTCGCCCCTGGGCAGCCCCTTACCATTATCACGGATCTGGACTTTCACGCTCGGTGACTTGAAAGCTACATTGACGGAAATCGCTGTGGCATCCGCGTGCTTGACGGCGTTAGCCAGGCCTTCGCGAATAATCTGGAGGGTATGAATCTCCTCATTGGGCGACAAGGTCTGAGGTGGCAAGTTGTAGGTAAGGTCGACGGGTTTTCCCATTCGTTCAGAGAATTCTTCCACAGTTTTGTGAAGTGCGGTGGCAAGGTCGGGTGTATCCAGCTTCAGGCGGAAGGTGGCCAGTAGCTCCCGCAACTGCCGATAAGCGCTGTTAAGGCCCATACTAAGTTCGTCCAGTATGGCCTCGTGCGCTTCCTTTTGCTCGCCCTCAATGCTCAGTCGCCGCAGGCGGGCCACCTGCATTTTAAGATAGGACAAGGATTGGGCAAGCGAATCATGGAGCTCACGGGCAATGACGGTGCGTTCTTCCGCAAGTGTCATCTGCTGTTCTTCGGTAATCTGGCGCTCAAGGAAAATCGCGGTGGCAAGCTGGTCGCTGACTGTTTCCAGTAATCTTCTGGCGGTTTCAGACAGGCCCTTGGAAACCGGGTACCAGACCTCCAGCGTACCAAGCAGCATGCCGGGGGTTCGGATTGGCAGCAAAAGCCGGCGCCCGTCATTGTTTTCTTCTGGCAGATCGTCATAGACCTCCGGAGAAACGAGGCAGGCATTGCAGTGATGGTCACGGCAATAAAAGGGCCGTTCTTTAGTGGCAGTAGTTACCGCTTTCACTGGTTCTGCCGAATCCCGGTCGTGCAGGTAGAGGTTGATCGGGCCGATGCCCAGCAACTGTTCCAGTTCCTGCAACATGGGTACGGCCCCGTCGCACAGATCGTGATTGGCGAACAGGTTGCGGCTGGCAGAGTGCAATAACTGCAGAGCGGCATGGCTCCTTTCCAGCTCTTCGGTTTTAGTTCGGGCGCGCTCCTCCAGTTCGTGGTAAGTCAAGGCCAGCTCGCTGGTCATTTGGTCAAACGCCTGCCCGAGCTGGGACAGTTCGTCGGAGCCTTTGAGGTCGGCCTTACGTGAGAAATCCTGCTCGCCGACTGCAAAGGCAATATCAACGAGCTTCCGGAGCGGACGCAGGATACGGTTCTTGAGATCCAGGAACAGGGCGACGATGATCAGGATAGAGAATGCAAGGCTGATAATCTGAATCAGGTGGAGCAGATCAATGCGCGCTTCGGTGCGTTGCTCCAGCATGGACACCATTTGGTCGACCTCATTTACATAGTGCTCGGTCGCCTTCAGAAGTCCGACTGATAGAGGTGTGCCACGGACATGGCTTTGAAGCGCCGGTGCAAGAAGGTTGGTCCAGGATTCCTGGATGGACTGGTACTGGGCAGCCAGCGGATGGTCCCGGGCTTCAGGGATGGCATTGGTAATACCTGAATCTGTCAGACGGTCCTCGTAGCGCGCGATCAATTGCGCCGTTGAGCTCTCGCTCTGCCCGGTACCAGGAGGGGCGCTCGCGGTTTGCGCGAGCAGGTGAAATGCCCCCATGCGAAGAGTGCCCGCCAGGTTAATGGCAGTGGCATTGCCCTCGATACTCTTCGATACAGCGAGTGTGGTGGCCATACTGACCAACGATGTCAGCACAACCGCTCCGACCACGATCGCTATTCGGTTTACAAGTGGGCTTCTGGATTTCATCGACTCTCGTCTTTTCCAAACTTTGTCGGAATTGTGGCTATAAGGGCAGGATTATCGCCTGACAGCCCCCTTCCCGATACCTCCTTGAGGATAGCCAATTACCCCAATAGTTGGTAACCCATCATAATCTTTGACCGTTCCTGTAGCAAAAGATGAAACTGAAAGGCAGGTTTAAACAAGGCAGAAAGAACAAGGTCAGAGCAAATGAAGGCAGGGGCGGATCGAGAAGATGACCGGCTTGCGTCATTGGCAGTGGTGTTACCGCTGGCGTTGAGCGGGTTTGTCATTGCGGCGGGTTGCTGGAC
This Marinobacter salinus DNA region includes the following protein-coding sequences:
- a CDS encoding histidine kinase gives rise to the protein MKSRSPLVNRIAIVVGAVVLTSLVSMATTLAVSKSIEGNATAINLAGTLRMGAFHLLAQTASAPPGTGQSESSTAQLIARYEDRLTDSGITNAIPEARDHPLAAQYQSIQESWTNLLAPALQSHVRGTPLSVGLLKATEHYVNEVDQMVSMLEQRTEARIDLLHLIQIISLAFSILIIVALFLDLKNRILRPLRKLVDIAFAVGEQDFSRKADLKGSDELSQLGQAFDQMTSELALTYHELEERARTKTEELERSHAALQLLHSASRNLFANHDLCDGAVPMLQELEQLLGIGPINLYLHDRDSAEPVKAVTTATKERPFYCRDHHCNACLVSPEVYDDLPEENNDGRRLLLPIRTPGMLLGTLEVWYPVSKGLSETARRLLETVSDQLATAIFLERQITEEQQMTLAEERTVIARELHDSLAQSLSYLKMQVARLRRLSIEGEQKEAHEAILDELSMGLNSAYRQLRELLATFRLKLDTPDLATALHKTVEEFSERMGKPVDLTYNLPPQTLSPNEEIHTLQIIREGLANAVKHADATAISVNVAFKSPSVKVQIRDNGKGLPRGDQPVNHYGLIIMQDRARTLGGQVKVHNRDEGGVEVTLTFVPKSRNLISTEASSA